One genomic region from Magallana gigas chromosome 3, xbMagGiga1.1, whole genome shotgun sequence encodes:
- the LOC105324965 gene encoding SWI/SNF-related matrix-associated actin-dependent regulator of chromatin subfamily B member 1-A: MAMFGTKTFGEKPKPFQIEEDGEFYYIGSEVGNYLRMFRGSLYKKYPSMWRRLLTVEERKRISELNTGAPSLATNITLLKASEVDAIFEGNDDMFKTVSINSDSSYQISRDYKSKRNNWVPTVPSSSHHLDAVPCATPINRNRLGKKQVRTFPMCFDDTDPAGIHDNANQQEQLVPIRLDMEYEGQKLRDCFTWNKNESLITPEQFAEILCDDLDLNPINFIPAISQAIRQQIEAYPQENLLEEQKDQRVILKLNIHVGNISLVDQFEWDMSESDNSPEDFAQTLCAELGLGGEFVTCIAYSIRGQLSWHQRTYAFSDQPLPIVEVAIRNQNEADAWCPFLETLTDAEMEKKIRDQDRNTRRMRRLANTAPSW, encoded by the exons GTTGGAAATTATTTACGAATGTTCAGGGGATCTCTCTACAAGAAGTACCCGTCTATGTGGAGGAGGCTGCTTACCGTGGAGGAGAGGAAAAGAATATCAGAACTCA ACACAGGAGCGCCATCCCTAGCTACCAACATCACGCTGTTGAAGGCCAGTGAAGTGGACGCCATCTTTGAGGGGAATGATGACATGTTTAAAACAGTATCCATCAACAGTGATTCTTCTTACCAAAT TAGCCGTGATTACAAATCCAAGCGTAACAACTGGGTTCCCACAGTTCCTAGCAGCTCACACCATCTGGACGCAGTTCCCTGTGCTACCCCAATCAACAGAAACAGATTAGGAAAGAAGCAAGTCAGAACCTTTCCCATGTG TTTTGATGACACTGATCCAGCTGGTATCCATGACAACGCTAATCAACAGGAACAGCTTGTTCCCATCCGTCTGGATATGGAGTATGAGGGTCAGAAGCTTCGAGACTGCTTCACCTGGAACAAGAATG AGAGCCTCATCACTCCTGAGCAGTTTGCAGAGATTCTGTGTGATGATTTAGATCTGAACCCCATCAACTTCATACCAGCCATATCTCAGGCCATTCGACAACAGATTGAGGCATACCCTCAGGAAAACTTGTTGGAGGAGCAAAAGGACCAGAGGGTCATTTTGAAG TTGAATATTCATGTCGGTAATATATCCTTGGTAGACCAGTTTGAATGGGACATGTCTGAATCAGATAACTCACCCGAGGACTTTGCTCAGACCCTGTGTGCAGAGCTTG GTCTGGGTGGAGAGTTTGTCACATGTATAGCATACAGCATAAGAGGGCAGCTGAGCTGGCATCAAAGAACCTACGCATTCAG TGATCAGCCATTGCCGATTGTTGAGGTTGCCATTAGGAATCAGAATGAAGCAGATGCATGGTGTCCATTCTTAGAAACCCTCACAGATGCAGAAATGGAGAAAAAGATCCGTGACCAAGACAGAAACACAAG GAGAATGAGGCGTTTGGCCAACACAGCGCCATCATGGTAG
- the LOC105324964 gene encoding NFATC2-interacting protein encodes MEEVAQVSPLKKVPSKCKRGLAARLAAKKEKVSEENDSSEISEESAVYSTQVARMLSKRGLPDANQLQLLSDDSDENDEIIPSKKCKAKKNSEKGMSPKISILLSDDEDENISENISCTSTEKNFSPADDQKSPSPPPPPDPPLDVPVHPKRPRMSKAIKQLSDAKSYLQRELSMLNTSCTDVDDVICLDDSLDEKSIFFFVQCNAELQKHRLGKWDPFKKLFDTIAEQQKISFGDIMLSLNDVTIRPSDTPHSVNLKSADTIVMYKNSGKVFGDEDSSDLSGIQLVVQSRNSKKKLEFHIDPMAPLQLLINKYSIQTKTDPSHYRLQFDGEDVLPQDTPADLELEDGFCLDIIETT; translated from the exons ATGGAAGAG GTTGCCCAGGTTTCCCCTCTCAAGAAAGTTCCATCCAAATGTAAACGTGGACTAGCAGCAAGACTTGcagccaaaaaagaaaaagtgagTGAAGAGAATGATTCGTCAGAAATCAGCGAGGAGTCGGCTGTTTATTCCACACAGGTGGCACGAATGCTTAGCAAACGAGGACTTCCTGATGCGAATCAGCTTCAGTTGTTAA GTGATGACAGCgatgaaaatgatgaaattattcCTAGCAAGAAATGTAAAGCCAAGAAAAATTCAGAGAAAGGGATGAGTCCAAAAATCAGCATTCTCCTCTCTGATGATGAAGACGAGAATATATCAGAGAATATATCATG CacatcaacagaaaaaaatttctCCCCTGCTGACGATCAGAAGTCACCTTCCCCACCACCTCCCCCAGATCCCCCCCTAGACGTCCCTGTCCACCCCAAACGACCGCGCATGTCAAAGGCCATAAA ACAGCTGTCGGATGCTAAATCTTACCTCCAGAGGGAGCTGTCCATGCTAAACACTTCCTGTACAGATGTGGATGATGTGATATGTCTGgatgactccctggatgaaaaatccatatttttctttgtgCAATGTAATGCTGAGTTACAAAAACATAGGCTGGGGAAG TGGGACCCCTTTAAGAAGTTGTTCGACACCATTGCTGAACAACAGAAAATATCTTTTGGGGATATCATGTTATCACTGAATGACGTGACTATTCGGCCCTCAGACACACCACATTCCGTCAACCTCAAGTCTGCAGACACAATAG TGATGTACAAAAACTCGGGAAAAGTCTTTGGTGATGAGGATAGCTCAGATTTATCAGGGATTCAGCTGGTTGTTCAAAGTCGAAATTCTAAGAAGAAACTTGAGTTTCATATAGATCCG ATGGCTCCTCTTCAGTTGCTTATCAACAAATACAGCATACAGACAAAGACCGACCCCTCCCACTACCGCCTGCAGTTCGATGGGGAAGATGTCTTACCACAGGATACCCCTGCAGATTTGGAGCTCGAAGATGGCTTTTGTCTGGACATTATAGAAACCACCTAA
- the LOC105345602 gene encoding lectin — translation MYSLSCWFLVALLFSVQCIQRQILYSRLDTQVTNSPAAVLLGDVDSVVHCAGLCFGDDNCAEFLYNQTDKQCIGLHCLKKGSYSYQYVVSASDQKLYFGKEINWVEYSGHYYFYGEQNVTWTDAKLECQKMCAYLVEIETIEESDWLAATFLMKDSCSTFTQKHCTAWTGGNDIDTEGLFVWDRSNTTFGFTNWTPNNPSPVGSSDAVTRDCVDLFRNGKWNDRQCSHLNPFICEKTS, via the exons ATGTATAGCTTATCGTGTTGGTTTCTTGTTGCTCTCCTATTTTCAGTCCAGTGTATACAAAGACAAATTCTATATTCCAGATTGGACACACAAGTGACCAACTCACCCGCAGCAGTGCTTTTGGGGGACGTGGATAGTGTTGTTCATTGTGCAGGACTTTGTTTTGGAGACGACAACTGCGCTGAATTTCTTTACAACCAGACAGATAAACAGTGCATTGGACTTCACTGTTTAAAAAAGGGAAGCTACTCGTATCAGTACGTCGTATCAGCATCTGACCAAAAGCTTTATTTTGgaaaag agatcAATTGGGTAGAATATTCTGGTCACTATTACTTTTATGGGGAACAAAACGTCACATGGACAGACGCTAAG cTGGAGTGCCAGAAAATGTGTGCTTATTTGGTGGAGATTGAAACTATAGAGGAATCTGATTGGCTAGCGGCTACATTTCTCATGAAAG ACAGTTGTTCTACTTTCACTCAAAAACACTGTACAGCTTGGACCGGTGGGAATGACATTGACACCGAAGGTCTATTTGTATGGGACCGATCAAACACGACCTTTGGCTTCACCAACTGGACCCCAAATAACCCCAGCCCTGTGGGTTCCTCTGATGCTGTGACCCGTGACTGTGTCGACTTATTTCGGAATGGGAAATGGAATGACAGACAATGTTCGCATTTGAACCCATTCATTTGTGAAAAAACATCGTAA